A section of the Oryza sativa Japonica Group chromosome 1, ASM3414082v1 genome encodes:
- the LOC4324658 gene encoding putative disease resistance RPP13-like protein 1, giving the protein MDTFFSAVLGDLLSRSVSFLINRYHQQQKDAEENQQRLHRVLLRIEATVEEADRRCITNQAMLLQLRMLRDVMYRGYYFLDSFRYRNIQAHAQDEVGDHSLGLSHFCPLKRFCISTRTWKILSQVLEKKELQEMLDHLQGIVSDMQEFVVLMSSYPRMSRQPYGSYLLLENCMFGRQIEKERIINFLLEPHRPAGSKGIDVLPIIGPCRVGKTTLVEHVCHDEMVRKCFSKILMYGADSIECGELVPLTEIGVIKHRNPASTGQSLLIIELVNDMDNETWTRILHRLRGDHSTPVGKIIITSRSNKVATFGTTEALQLDFLPEEEFWYFFKTMVFGSANPEEEPELAAICMEIAALMNRSFMGTYIIGDILRSNLNPQFWYKFLECFKYYTDIHIRELGEHPTETYKRISGHTCVWTPENRCVTEATYALTYTLYQASSEDLNDQPMVLASDVLVGNVQLQGKVDVLQWRSKIPPYYCYMAHFEVLARPLHMPPKRKRSRSLSGQLV; this is encoded by the coding sequence ATGGACACCTTCTTTTCTGCTGTTCTTGGTGATCTTCTCAGCAGGTCTGTATCCTTCCTGATCAACAGATACCACCAGCAACAGAAGGATGCCGAGGAGAATCAACAGCGGTTACACCGTGTGCTTCTGCGGATCGAAGCCACAGTCGAGGAGGCCGACCGGAGGTGCATCACAAACCAGGCGATGCTGCTGCAGCTCAGGATGCTGAGAGACGTGATGTACAGAGGCTATTACTTCCTCGATAGCTTCAGGTACCGAAACATCCAAGCACATGCTCAAGATGAGGTTGGTGATCACTCTCTTGGCCTGTCCCATTTCTGTCCATTAAAGCGTTTCTGCATCTCCACTAGAACATGGAAAATTCTGTCACAAGTTCTGGAGAAGAAAGAGCTGCAAGAGATGCTTGATCACCTGCAAGGCATAGTTTCAGACATGCAGGAGTTTGTTGTGCTTATGAGCAGCTACCCTCGTATGAGTCGCCAGCCTTATGGCAGCTACTTGTTGCTGGAAAACTGCATGTTTGGCCGCCAAATAGAGAAGGAGAGGATCATCAACTTCTTGCTAGAACCACATCGTCCTGCCGGTTCAAAAGGCATTGATGTGCTCCCAATAATTGGGCCTTGCAGAGTTGGGAAGACCACTCTTGTTGAGCATGTCTGCCATGATGAAATGGTTCGTAAATGCTTCTCTAAAATACTTATGTATGGCGCAGATAGTATTGAGTGTGGAGAATTGGTGCCTCTTACTGAAATCGGTGTAATCAAACATCGAAATCCTGCATCAACTGGACAATCACTTCTTATCATTGAACTTGTCAATGATATGGATAATGAAACATGGACAAGAATATTGCACAGACTGAGAGGAGACCACTCAACACCTGTGGGTAAGATCATCATAACAAGTCGATCAAACAAGGTAGCAACCTTTGGAACAACGGAAGCACTTCAACTAGATTTTCTCCCAGAAGAAGAGTTTTGGTATTTCTTCAAGACGATGGTATTTGGGAGCGCAAATCCTGAAGAAGAGCCGGAGCTAGCAGCCATATGTATGGAGATCGCTGCCTTGATGAATAGATCATTCATGGGAACATACATCATTGGTGACATACTCAGGTCTAATCTCAATCCTCAATTTTGGTACAAGTTTCTCGAATGCTTTAAATATTATACAGACATTCATATCCGTGAGCTAGGCGAACATCCAACTGAAACATATAAAAGGATAAGTGGACACACTTGCGTTTGGACGCCTGAAAATCGGTGTGTTACTGAAGCGACATATGCATTGACATACACTCTTTATCAAGCAAGTTCTGAAGATCTGAATGATCAGCCCATGGTGCTAGCAAGCGATGTTCTTGTTGGAAATGTTCAGCTTCAAGGGAAAGTTGATGTCCTGCAATGGCGATCGAAGATACCACCTTACTACTGCTACATGGCACATTTCGAGGTACTTGCACGGCCGCTGcatatgccgcctaaaaggaaGCGATCCCGGTCACTGTCTGGACAGTTAGTTTGA
- the LOC9269167 gene encoding putative disease resistance protein RGA3, translating into MLLQLTMLSNMMYRGYYFLDNFRYRIVRPHAQDELGDRSLGMSPFSPFKRLCFSTRTRKIVSEVLERKELQKMLGHLETIVSDMQEFVVFLSSYPRMGRQPYCSYLLLENCMFGRQAEQERVINFLLKPCRPGAEGCDVLPIIGPGRVGKSTLVEHVCRDERVRKYFSTIVFYSPDGIGGEYHALLTDTVVIKHQNPSSTEQSLLVIELSNDMDDETWRRILHRLRNHITPVSKIIITSRSKNIATFGTTGALQLDFLPKEAFWYFFKTIAFGSSNPEEEPKLAAVCMEIAVLMNGSFIGAHVIGGILRSNLSAQFWYTFLEYYRYFTGWYIHLQGEHQSDMFKKRSGLTYIWSYKNWSAVTATFHLYQISSANLNDLPVIRTSELLTRDIKLEGKFDALEWRSSVPPYYSYMVHHEVLARPPIIFPKRKRSRPI; encoded by the coding sequence ATGCTGCTGCAACTTACGATGCTGAGCAATATGATGTACAGAGGCTACTACTTCCTTGATAATTTCAGGTACCGAATCGTTCGACCGCATGCTCAAGATGAGCTGGGTGATCGCTCTCTTGGCATGTCCCCTTTCAGTCCATTTAAGCGGTTGTGCTTCTCCACTAGAACACGGAAAATTGTATCTGAAGTTTTGGAGAGAAAAGAGCTGCAGAAGATGCTTGGTCACCTGGAAACCATTGTTTCTGACATGCAGGAGTTTGTTGTGTTTCTAAGCAGCTACCCTCGTATGGGTCGCCAGCCTTACTGCAGCTACTTGTTGCTAGAAAATTGCATGTTTGGCCGCCAAGCAGAACAAGAGAGGGTAATCAACTTCTTGCTAAAACCATGCCGCCCTGGTGCAGAAGGCTGTGATGTGCTTCCGATAATTGGCCCAGGCAGGGTTGGGAAGAGCACTCTTGTAGAGCATGTCTGTCGCGATGAAAGGGTACGTAAATACTTCTCTACAATTGTTTTCTACAGCCCAGATGGTATTGGGGGTGAATACCATGCGCTTCTTACAGACACCGTTGTAATCAAACATCAAAATCCTTCATCGACTGAACAATCATTGCTTGTCATTGAACTTTCCAATGATATGGATGATGAAACATGGAGAAGGATACTGCACAGATTGAGAAACCACATAACACCTGTGAGTAAGATCATAATAACAAGTCGATCAAAGAACATAGCAACTTTTGGAACAACAGGAGCACTTCAACTAGATTTTCTCCCAAAAGAAGCATTTTGGTACTTCTTCAAGACAATTGCATTCGGGAGCTCAAATCCTGAAGAGGAGCCGAAACTAGCAGCCGTATGTATGGAGATCGCCGTCCTGATGAATGGATCGTTCATTGGAGCACACGTCATTGGTGGAATACTCAGGTCAAATCTTAGTGCTCAATTCTGGTACACCTTTCTTGAATACTATAGATATTTCACAGGCTGGTATATCCACCTCCAAGGTGAACATCAGAGCGACATGTTTAAGAAAAGAAGTGGACTTACTTACATTTGGTCGTATAAAAATTGGTCTGCTGTGACGGCGACATTCCATCTTTATCAAATAAGTTCTGCGAATCTGAATGATCTGCCCGTGATACGAACAAGCGAACTTCTTACTAGAGATATTAAGCTTGAAGGGAAATTTGATGCCCTAGAATGGCGATCTAGTGTACCTCCTTACTACAGCTACATGGTGCATCACGAGGTACTTGCACGACCGCCAATTATTTTTCCTAAGAGGAAGCGATCCCGGCCGATCTAA